The Dermochelys coriacea isolate rDerCor1 chromosome 7, rDerCor1.pri.v4, whole genome shotgun sequence genome window below encodes:
- the TWNK gene encoding twinkle protein, mitochondrial isoform X2, producing the protein MMGVPPCRAPLRLLPALAGWARGWGAPRSLGALAGPPRRQYKKETLPASEGPIPLVTITEIRQYLRAQGISFHDGYSCLHAPSLFVEGPGEQQQPPAGSARYSLFIDKTTGSFVCTATLAEGTWQDFQASVELKHKGVPRAGLEQLDWVDQTGEDARHIWDRALPLWELLDEEETRTAKAMFGISKVSDATLKRFGVRYLRAARTLVFPWFSPRGTGLKGLKLLGAECQGDTVRYVENTLPRPSAYHNLFGLPLIGRRDTEVVLTGRELDTLALYQATGLPSLSLPRGATCLPPALLPYLEQFKRITLWLGEDLRSWEAAKLFARKLNPKRCSLVRPGDQQPRPLEAFTRGMNLSKILRSALSAGHKSIISFRQLRDEVFGELSNVEQVAGVKWARFPELNKLLKGHRKGELTVFTGPTGSGKTTFISEYALDLCMQGVNTLWGSFEINNVRLAKIMLTQFAVRRLEEQLDQFDEWADKFEDLPLYFMTFHGHQSIKTVIETMLHAVYMYDISHVVIDNLQFMMGQEQLTVDRLAVQDYIVGAFRKFATDNSCHVSLVIHPRKEDEERELQTASIFGSAKTNVAVTLKPVKRVGGPCGLHLPECSALL; encoded by the exons ATGATGGGGGTGCCCCCCTGCAGAGCCCCTCTGCGCCTGCTGCCTGCGCTCGCCGGCTGGGCGAGGGGCTGGGGAGCCCCACGGAGCTTAGGGGCCCTGGCTGGCCCCCCCCGGCGGCAGTACAAGAAAGAGACGCTCCCTGCCTCCGAGGGCCCCATCCCACTCGTGACCATCACCGAGATCCGCCAGTACCTGCGAGCCCAGGGCATCTCCTTCCACGACGGCTACAGCTGCCTGCATGCACCCAGCCTCTTCGTGGAGGGgccgggggagcagcagcagccccccgcCGGCAGTGCCCGCTACAGCCTCTTCATCGACAAGACCACGGGCAGCTTCGTGTGCACGGCCACCCTGGCCGAGGGCACTTGGCAGGACTTCCAGGCTAGCGTGGAGCTGAAGCACAAAGGAGTCCCTCGTGCTGGCCTGGAGCAGCTTGACTGGGTGGACCAGACTGGGGAGGACGCCCGCCATATCTGGGACCGGGCCCTGCCactctgggagctgctggatgagGAGGAGACTCGGACAGCTAAGGCCATGTTCGGCATCTCCAAGGTGTCGGACGCCACCTTAAAACGCTTCGGGGTGCGCTACCTGAGGGCTGCCCGCACCCTGGTCTTCCCCTGGTTCAGTCCCCGTGGCACCGGCCTGAAGGGCCTGAAGCTGCTGGGGGCCGAGTGCCAGGGGGACACGGTACGTTACGTGGAGAACACTCTGCCGCGGCCGAGCGCCTATCACAACCTCTTCGGGCTGCCCCTGATTGGCCGCAGAGACACAGAGGTGGTGTTGACAGGCCGGGAGCTGGACACCCTGGCACTGTACCAGGCTACTGGCTTGCCCAGCTTGTCCTTACCCCGGGGGGCTACctgcctgcctccagccctgctTCCCTACCTAGAGCAGTTCAAGCGCATCACCCTGTGGCTGGGCGAAGACCTCCGCTCCTGGGAGGCCGCCAAGCTCTTCGCCCGCAAACTGAACCCCAAGCGCTGCTCCCTGGTGCGACCCGGTGACCAGCAGCCCCGGCCCCTGGAGGCTTTCACCCGCGGCATGAACCTCTCCAAGATCCTCCGCTCTGCCCTGTCTGCCGGGCACAAGTCAATCATCTCCTTCCGCCAGCTGCGGGACGAGGTCTTTGGGGAGCTGTCCAACGTGGAGCAGGTGGCCGGGGTCAAGTGGGCCCGCTTCCCTGAGCTGAACAAACTCCTCAAGGGCCACCGCAAAGGGGAGCTCACCGTCTTCACAG GCCCGACGGGCAGTGGGAAAACTACCTTTATCAGCGAGTATGCCCTGGACCTCTGCATGCAGGGGGTGAACACCCTGTGGGGAAGTTTTGAGATTAACAACGTGCGCCTGGCCAAGATCATGCTGACCCAGTTTGCGGTCAGGCGGCTGGAGGAGCAACTGGACCAGTTCGACGAGTGGGCAGACAAGTTTGAGGACCTGCCGCTCTATTTCATGACCTTCCACGGGCACCAGAGCATCAA gaCGGTGATAGAGACCATGCTGCACGCAGTGTACATGTATGATATCAGCCATGTGGTCATTGACAATCTCCAGTTCATgatggggcaggagcagctcaCTGTGGACAG GCTTGCCGTCCAAGACTATATCGTGGGTGCCTTCCGGAAGTTTGCCACGGACAACAGTTGTCACGTGAGCCTGGTCATCCACCCTCGGAAGGAGGACGAAGAGCGAGAGCTTCAGACAGCCTCTATATTTGGGTCTGCGAAG actaacgtggctgttactctgaaacctgttaaaagagTTGGTGGCCCATGCGGACTCCATCTCCCAGAATGCAGTGCTCTGTTGTGA
- the TWNK gene encoding twinkle protein, mitochondrial isoform X1, producing MMGVPPCRAPLRLLPALAGWARGWGAPRSLGALAGPPRRQYKKETLPASEGPIPLVTITEIRQYLRAQGISFHDGYSCLHAPSLFVEGPGEQQQPPAGSARYSLFIDKTTGSFVCTATLAEGTWQDFQASVELKHKGVPRAGLEQLDWVDQTGEDARHIWDRALPLWELLDEEETRTAKAMFGISKVSDATLKRFGVRYLRAARTLVFPWFSPRGTGLKGLKLLGAECQGDTVRYVENTLPRPSAYHNLFGLPLIGRRDTEVVLTGRELDTLALYQATGLPSLSLPRGATCLPPALLPYLEQFKRITLWLGEDLRSWEAAKLFARKLNPKRCSLVRPGDQQPRPLEAFTRGMNLSKILRSALSAGHKSIISFRQLRDEVFGELSNVEQVAGVKWARFPELNKLLKGHRKGELTVFTGPTGSGKTTFISEYALDLCMQGVNTLWGSFEINNVRLAKIMLTQFAVRRLEEQLDQFDEWADKFEDLPLYFMTFHGHQSIKTVIETMLHAVYMYDISHVVIDNLQFMMGQEQLTVDRLAVQDYIVGAFRKFATDNSCHVSLVIHPRKEDEERELQTASIFGSAKASQEADNVLILQDRKLVTGPGKRYLQVSKNRFDGDVGVFPLEFSKASLTFSTPIKGKARLKKVKDDNGAPPKQAPSGSSGASKKQ from the exons ATGATGGGGGTGCCCCCCTGCAGAGCCCCTCTGCGCCTGCTGCCTGCGCTCGCCGGCTGGGCGAGGGGCTGGGGAGCCCCACGGAGCTTAGGGGCCCTGGCTGGCCCCCCCCGGCGGCAGTACAAGAAAGAGACGCTCCCTGCCTCCGAGGGCCCCATCCCACTCGTGACCATCACCGAGATCCGCCAGTACCTGCGAGCCCAGGGCATCTCCTTCCACGACGGCTACAGCTGCCTGCATGCACCCAGCCTCTTCGTGGAGGGgccgggggagcagcagcagccccccgcCGGCAGTGCCCGCTACAGCCTCTTCATCGACAAGACCACGGGCAGCTTCGTGTGCACGGCCACCCTGGCCGAGGGCACTTGGCAGGACTTCCAGGCTAGCGTGGAGCTGAAGCACAAAGGAGTCCCTCGTGCTGGCCTGGAGCAGCTTGACTGGGTGGACCAGACTGGGGAGGACGCCCGCCATATCTGGGACCGGGCCCTGCCactctgggagctgctggatgagGAGGAGACTCGGACAGCTAAGGCCATGTTCGGCATCTCCAAGGTGTCGGACGCCACCTTAAAACGCTTCGGGGTGCGCTACCTGAGGGCTGCCCGCACCCTGGTCTTCCCCTGGTTCAGTCCCCGTGGCACCGGCCTGAAGGGCCTGAAGCTGCTGGGGGCCGAGTGCCAGGGGGACACGGTACGTTACGTGGAGAACACTCTGCCGCGGCCGAGCGCCTATCACAACCTCTTCGGGCTGCCCCTGATTGGCCGCAGAGACACAGAGGTGGTGTTGACAGGCCGGGAGCTGGACACCCTGGCACTGTACCAGGCTACTGGCTTGCCCAGCTTGTCCTTACCCCGGGGGGCTACctgcctgcctccagccctgctTCCCTACCTAGAGCAGTTCAAGCGCATCACCCTGTGGCTGGGCGAAGACCTCCGCTCCTGGGAGGCCGCCAAGCTCTTCGCCCGCAAACTGAACCCCAAGCGCTGCTCCCTGGTGCGACCCGGTGACCAGCAGCCCCGGCCCCTGGAGGCTTTCACCCGCGGCATGAACCTCTCCAAGATCCTCCGCTCTGCCCTGTCTGCCGGGCACAAGTCAATCATCTCCTTCCGCCAGCTGCGGGACGAGGTCTTTGGGGAGCTGTCCAACGTGGAGCAGGTGGCCGGGGTCAAGTGGGCCCGCTTCCCTGAGCTGAACAAACTCCTCAAGGGCCACCGCAAAGGGGAGCTCACCGTCTTCACAG GCCCGACGGGCAGTGGGAAAACTACCTTTATCAGCGAGTATGCCCTGGACCTCTGCATGCAGGGGGTGAACACCCTGTGGGGAAGTTTTGAGATTAACAACGTGCGCCTGGCCAAGATCATGCTGACCCAGTTTGCGGTCAGGCGGCTGGAGGAGCAACTGGACCAGTTCGACGAGTGGGCAGACAAGTTTGAGGACCTGCCGCTCTATTTCATGACCTTCCACGGGCACCAGAGCATCAA gaCGGTGATAGAGACCATGCTGCACGCAGTGTACATGTATGATATCAGCCATGTGGTCATTGACAATCTCCAGTTCATgatggggcaggagcagctcaCTGTGGACAG GCTTGCCGTCCAAGACTATATCGTGGGTGCCTTCCGGAAGTTTGCCACGGACAACAGTTGTCACGTGAGCCTGGTCATCCACCCTCGGAAGGAGGACGAAGAGCGAGAGCTTCAGACAGCCTCTATATTTGGGTCTGCGAAG GCCAGCCAGGAGGCCGACAATGTGCTGATCCTCCAGGACAGGAAGCTGGTGACGGGGCCGGGGAAGCGGTACCTGCAGGTGTCAAAGAACCGCTTTGATGGGGATGTGGGGGTCTTTCCCCTGGAGTTCAGCAAAGCGTCCCTCACCTTCTCCACCCCTATCAAGGGGAAGGCCCGGCTGAAGAAGGTGAAAGATGACAATGGAGCACCGCCCAAGCAGGCTCCATCTGGAAGCAGTGGGGCCTCTAAGAAGCAGTGA